One genomic window of uncultured delta proteobacterium includes the following:
- a CDS encoding Amidohydrolase family protein — protein sequence MDSRILKQAVALRHELHARPELSGQETWTKQRLQDFLRVNTALEITDRGAWFYARKKGHSAAPPIAFRADMDAVAMEESVPLPYASTVPGVAHKCGHDGHCAALAALALETERRENGRDVYFIFQHAEETGRGARECASLIGEKGIEEVFAFHNMSGHSRGVVGIRPGTMNCASQGLSFRFRGVPAHASLQETGKNPAFAIADLVRAIPDLTRQNTFQGAVWCTVIQVALGSENFGIAAGDGVVLLTCRGEREEDMLRLTKAVEAAAGSFAARDGLEVALSLHDVFPETANHAESVAKVRAACAGLGYPLYDMPEPMRSSEDAGHYFKAAKGALFLIHTGDRPPIHTPGYDFDDSIIEQAVTIFSALI from the coding sequence ATGGACAGCCGCATTCTTAAGCAGGCCGTCGCCTTGCGCCACGAACTGCACGCCCGCCCCGAACTTTCCGGGCAGGAAACCTGGACCAAACAACGCTTGCAAGACTTTCTCCGCGTGAACACCGCGCTGGAAATAACGGACCGCGGCGCCTGGTTTTACGCCCGCAAAAAGGGGCATTCCGCCGCCCCGCCCATCGCCTTCCGGGCCGACATGGACGCCGTGGCCATGGAGGAATCTGTTCCGCTGCCATATGCTTCCACCGTCCCCGGAGTAGCCCATAAATGCGGGCACGACGGGCATTGCGCGGCGCTGGCCGCCCTGGCCCTGGAAACGGAACGGCGTGAAAACGGCCGGGACGTGTATTTCATCTTCCAACACGCCGAGGAAACCGGCCGGGGCGCGCGCGAATGCGCGAGCCTGATCGGGGAAAAGGGCATAGAGGAAGTTTTTGCGTTCCATAATATGTCCGGGCATTCCAGGGGAGTTGTCGGCATCCGCCCCGGGACCATGAACTGCGCCTCCCAGGGCCTCTCGTTCCGCTTCCGGGGCGTTCCCGCCCACGCCAGCCTGCAGGAAACCGGCAAAAACCCCGCCTTCGCGATCGCGGACCTGGTCAGGGCCATCCCGGACTTGACCCGGCAAAACACGTTCCAGGGCGCGGTCTGGTGTACGGTCATCCAGGTGGCGCTCGGGAGTGAAAACTTCGGCATCGCGGCCGGGGACGGCGTGGTGCTTCTCACCTGCCGGGGGGAACGGGAAGAGGACATGCTCCGCCTAACCAAGGCCGTGGAAGCCGCCGCCGGGAGTTTTGCCGCTCGCGACGGCCTGGAAGTGGCCCTCTCCCTCCACGACGTGTTTCCGGAAACGGCGAACCACGCCGAGTCCGTGGCCAAGGTCCGGGCCGCCTGCGCGGGGCTGGGGTACCCCCTGTACGACATGCCGGAACCCATGCGGTCCTCGGAGGACGCGGGCCATTATTTCAAGGCGGCCAAGGGCGCTCTTTTTCTCATCCACACCGGCGACCGCCCGCCCATCCATACGCCGGGATATGATTTTGACGACAGCATCATCGAACAGGCCGTGACGATTTTCTCGGCCCTGATATAA
- a CDS encoding conserved hypothetical protein (Evidence 4 : Homologs of previously reported genes of unknown function) codes for MKFTFAHNNINVLDLEKSLEFYTTALQLKETRRLERPAFTLVYLGDGTTGHLLELTWLHDRKEPYNLGDNDIHLAMLVDDFEAAHAMHKAMGCICYENEKMGIYFVKDPDGYWTEIVPASKYA; via the coding sequence ATGAAATTTACCTTCGCCCACAACAACATCAACGTGCTTGACCTTGAAAAAAGCCTCGAATTTTACACGACGGCCCTGCAGTTGAAGGAAACGCGCCGCCTGGAACGGCCCGCGTTCACTCTGGTCTACCTCGGCGACGGCACCACGGGCCACCTCCTGGAACTCACCTGGCTGCACGACCGGAAAGAGCCGTACAACCTCGGCGACAACGATATCCATCTCGCCATGCTGGTGGACGATTTTGAAGCGGCCCACGCCATGCACAAGGCCATGGGCTGCATCTGCTACGAAAATGAAAAGATGGGCATCTACTTCGTCAAGGACCCGGACGGCTACTGGACCGAGATCGTACCGGCCTCCAAATACGCATGA
- a CDS encoding Methyl-accepting chemotaxis sensory transducer: MTIKSKLILFFVAGIIIAISGMALLATMQFNNYAVLAFEQQAVSELRRIDTVLTQYVQSGKRAAKRLADNPLLRNGVGKFTNYTQTTTDNLLLYANHNPYEQDVYNLFAAAREADPNFGLIFMGAVDGGFAQAPEKDTLGPGYDPRKRPWYKDAEANPEDLNVSKVYTSSSGALVTGVTSKIYDPQRKLAGVLCIDLDLSSLSKYVNELKIGKTGYAMIFDKDGTILADPKHPGNFMKLVGNVNLPLLSDVMSRKDNFLSGEIDGTKRNIALYTSQALGWKIAVIIDSAEVHAVSTSMVWRLVGVGLAICALFIIAIFLLARSITRPIGMLVTAAEHIAGGKFDALPSKQYFSGEMADLHSSLERMVQELGVLIAKSNEKAVEAEEQTRKATRALADADAARREAEKAKGEGMLLAAQRLESIVQKTKETADTLAKYIEAAVRGASSQLQHVGKTAAAMERMNDSVARVSRSSSDSARNAEETKHKAEGGAGKVSRVKASIGEVETKTSQLKSAITDLGGQAREIGQVMTVITDIADQTNLLALNAAIEAARAGEAGRGFAVVADEVRKLAEKTMTATQEVGSAIKSIQSGIHDSVGGMEEAALAVLNSTELATEAEVALHEILQISEATATQVGDIAAAGEEQAANSEHVSQGTLEVNRIANETSETMHQAKSAVDNLGRLAHDLEQLIRDLKKA, from the coding sequence ATGACAATAAAGAGCAAGCTCATCTTGTTCTTTGTGGCCGGGATCATTATCGCGATCTCCGGTATGGCGCTGCTCGCGACCATGCAATTCAACAATTACGCGGTGCTGGCCTTTGAGCAGCAGGCCGTTTCCGAGTTGCGGCGCATCGACACTGTGCTGACACAGTATGTGCAGAGTGGAAAGCGGGCCGCCAAACGCCTGGCCGACAACCCGCTTCTCCGCAACGGCGTCGGCAAATTCACGAACTATACCCAGACCACGACCGACAACCTGCTGCTGTACGCGAACCATAACCCATACGAGCAGGACGTGTACAACCTGTTCGCGGCAGCCCGGGAGGCGGATCCCAATTTCGGCCTCATATTCATGGGCGCGGTGGATGGCGGCTTCGCGCAGGCCCCGGAAAAAGACACGCTCGGCCCCGGCTACGACCCCCGGAAGCGCCCGTGGTACAAGGATGCCGAAGCCAACCCCGAAGACCTCAACGTCAGCAAGGTCTATACCTCCTCTTCCGGCGCGCTGGTCACCGGCGTCACCAGCAAAATTTATGACCCGCAGCGCAAACTGGCCGGGGTGCTCTGCATCGACCTCGACCTCTCCTCCCTGAGCAAATACGTCAACGAACTGAAAATCGGCAAAACCGGGTATGCCATGATCTTTGACAAGGACGGCACCATCCTCGCCGACCCCAAGCACCCGGGCAACTTCATGAAGCTTGTGGGCAACGTGAATCTGCCGCTCCTCTCCGACGTCATGAGCCGGAAGGACAATTTCCTCAGCGGCGAAATAGACGGCACAAAACGCAATATCGCGCTGTACACGTCCCAGGCTCTGGGCTGGAAAATCGCCGTCATCATCGACTCCGCCGAGGTGCACGCCGTCTCGACCAGCATGGTCTGGCGGCTGGTCGGGGTCGGCCTTGCCATCTGCGCCTTGTTCATCATCGCCATCTTCCTCCTGGCGCGCTCCATCACCCGGCCCATAGGCATGCTGGTGACCGCGGCCGAGCATATCGCGGGCGGCAAATTCGACGCGCTGCCGTCGAAGCAGTACTTTTCCGGCGAAATGGCGGACCTGCACTCCAGCCTGGAACGCATGGTCCAGGAATTGGGCGTGCTTATCGCGAAATCCAATGAAAAAGCCGTGGAAGCGGAAGAGCAGACCCGCAAGGCCACCCGGGCCCTGGCCGACGCGGACGCGGCCCGCAGGGAAGCGGAAAAGGCCAAGGGCGAAGGCATGCTTCTGGCCGCGCAACGGTTGGAAAGCATCGTGCAGAAAACAAAAGAAACGGCGGACACCCTCGCCAAGTATATCGAGGCCGCCGTGCGCGGCGCATCCTCGCAGTTGCAGCATGTGGGGAAAACGGCCGCCGCCATGGAACGGATGAACGACAGCGTTGCCAGGGTCTCCAGAAGCTCTTCCGACAGCGCGCGCAATGCGGAGGAAACGAAACACAAGGCCGAGGGCGGCGCGGGCAAAGTCTCGCGCGTGAAAGCGTCCATCGGCGAAGTGGAGACCAAGACCAGCCAGCTCAAATCGGCCATTACCGATCTGGGCGGCCAGGCGCGGGAAATCGGGCAGGTCATGACCGTGATTACCGATATCGCGGACCAGACGAACCTGCTGGCCCTCAACGCGGCGATTGAAGCCGCCAGAGCCGGGGAAGCCGGACGCGGCTTCGCGGTGGTCGCCGACGAAGTGCGTAAGCTGGCGGAAAAAACCATGACCGCCACGCAGGAGGTCGGCAGCGCCATCAAGTCAATACAGTCCGGCATTCACGATAGCGTGGGCGGCATGGAAGAGGCGGCCCTCGCCGTGCTGAACAGCACGGAACTGGCAACGGAAGCGGAAGTGGCCCTGCATGAGATCCTGCAGATCTCCGAAGCGACCGCGACCCAGGTTGGGGACATCGCCGCCGCCGGGGAAGAGCAGGCCGCGAACAG
- a CDS encoding membrane hypothetical protein (Evidence 5 : No homology to any previously reported sequences), producing the protein MLALGLFVIPPLIACVLSRISMYHAVTHTLLDWRAFLAVIIPGASADMLFVLCPGAAVFLLLSLFPASTVAYVSGVIFMTLICLAVVLFNIADAVIYAQSHKRFFYSLLAELRPRVIMKAASASQRKILACLPFLMAVYAALPFLAPRPTAEAGFVCLGLSFCFFAAGGFLGRMEIDAFALTASSCSWNVMRVAERTAERIETIKLSAFRNFIGCLRDGWLERHSRIVPMEYTPNEQDILRKISLLQTRTYAEKKPDQRLYQCCPAKVR; encoded by the coding sequence ATGCTTGCATTGGGGCTTTTTGTTATTCCGCCGTTGATTGCATGTGTCCTGTCGCGTATCAGCATGTACCACGCCGTCACGCACACCCTCCTGGATTGGCGCGCTTTTCTTGCTGTTATCATTCCCGGCGCGAGCGCCGACATGCTGTTCGTCCTGTGCCCGGGCGCGGCCGTGTTTCTGCTTTTGAGCCTGTTCCCGGCCAGTACGGTTGCGTATGTCTCCGGCGTCATTTTTATGACTCTCATCTGTCTGGCCGTTGTGCTGTTCAATATTGCCGACGCGGTCATCTATGCCCAGAGCCATAAACGCTTTTTTTATTCCCTGCTGGCTGAGCTGCGGCCGCGCGTCATCATGAAGGCGGCTTCCGCATCCCAGAGAAAGATACTCGCGTGCCTGCCGTTTTTGATGGCGGTCTACGCCGCGCTGCCCTTCTTGGCGCCGCGCCCGACGGCGGAGGCCGGGTTCGTCTGCCTTGGCCTCTCTTTTTGTTTCTTCGCGGCGGGCGGCTTTCTGGGAAGAATGGAAATCGATGCGTTCGCCCTGACGGCGTCGTCCTGCTCGTGGAACGTCATGAGGGTCGCGGAGCGGACCGCCGAAAGGATTGAAACCATCAAATTGTCCGCGTTCCGTAACTTTATCGGTTGCCTGCGGGATGGGTGGCTGGAGAGACACAGCCGGATCGTCCCGATGGAATACACCCCCAACGAGCAGGATATCTTACGGAAAATATCGCTGCTCCAGACGCGGACGTATGCCGAGAAGAAGCCCGACCAGCGGCTGTATCAATGCTGTCCGGCTAAGGTGCGTTAA
- a CDS encoding conserved hypothetical protein (Evidence 4 : Homologs of previously reported genes of unknown function) — translation MKEKTMKAAFIFVAPEADAAQHRAYVDTPVVKLTVVGVKNYAEGVAAALALVDEGVTAIELCAGFGNEGTAMISNAVKGKAQVGAVRFDAHPGLKFKSGDAVFS, via the coding sequence ATGAAGGAGAAAACCATGAAAGCAGCGTTCATTTTTGTCGCCCCCGAAGCGGATGCGGCACAGCACCGGGCGTATGTCGATACGCCGGTGGTCAAACTCACGGTCGTCGGCGTGAAGAACTACGCGGAAGGCGTGGCGGCAGCCCTTGCACTCGTGGACGAAGGCGTCACGGCCATCGAGTTGTGCGCCGGATTCGGCAACGAAGGAACGGCGATGATTAGCAATGCCGTGAAAGGCAAGGCCCAGGTCGGCGCCGTGCGTTTTGACGCCCACCCCGGCCTCAAATTCAAAAGCGGCGACGCGGTCTTTTCCTGA
- a CDS encoding transposase yields MFKISEVYATKQLHNPLQPKEILNMSHHNTLFSQMLSLIPRHVFQKLEARHKTGRSSRQFGFKEQFTVMAFIQLAARRSMRDGLRCLAACGKRLYHFGLFPVARSTFSDANNSRPVGFFKDLFADMYSLCVPKASKHKFHFKCKLYSMDATTISLCLSLFPWATFRQNKGGVKMNTVLDHDGHIPAFVTVDVAKTHESRMAKSLSLPKGSIVTFDKGYVSYPWFQTLLENGIFFVTRLKDNAVYKLLERRPVNRTSGVTSDHIIEVKHSRGKVLRLRRIGYRDAETGKRYEFLTNHFRLSARTIADIYKERWKIELFFREIKQNLRIKSFVGNTENAVLIQIYTALTVYLLLAYQKFLSKTGLSVQQLFQIASLNILGTDSLEELLKPRRRKNENLYNLSLLSLAA; encoded by the coding sequence ATGTTCAAAATCTCCGAGGTTTATGCTACAAAACAGTTGCATAACCCATTGCAGCCCAAGGAGATTTTGAACATGAGCCATCATAATACACTCTTTTCTCAAATGCTATCATTGATTCCCAGACATGTTTTTCAGAAACTGGAAGCCCGGCATAAAACAGGTCGTTCTTCTCGACAATTCGGCTTTAAGGAACAGTTTACGGTCATGGCTTTTATCCAGCTTGCAGCAAGGCGCTCCATGCGTGACGGATTGCGCTGTTTGGCCGCCTGCGGCAAGAGGCTGTATCATTTTGGCCTTTTTCCCGTTGCACGTTCCACTTTCTCCGATGCCAACAACTCCCGGCCTGTGGGCTTTTTCAAAGATCTATTTGCCGACATGTACAGCCTGTGTGTTCCCAAGGCCTCCAAACACAAATTTCATTTCAAATGCAAACTTTACAGCATGGACGCCACCACCATCAGCCTGTGTTTGTCGCTGTTTCCCTGGGCCACGTTCCGCCAAAACAAGGGCGGCGTCAAAATGAACACAGTGCTTGACCACGATGGTCATATCCCGGCATTTGTCACCGTTGATGTGGCCAAAACGCACGAAAGCCGTATGGCGAAAAGTCTTTCTCTGCCCAAAGGCTCCATCGTGACCTTCGACAAAGGCTATGTCAGTTACCCCTGGTTTCAGACCCTGCTCGAAAATGGCATCTTTTTCGTCACCCGCCTGAAGGACAACGCTGTTTACAAACTGCTGGAGCGCCGCCCGGTGAACCGCACAAGCGGGGTTACTTCCGACCACATTATCGAAGTGAAGCACAGCCGGGGAAAAGTCTTGCGCCTGCGTCGCATCGGCTACCGGGACGCCGAAACAGGCAAGCGTTACGAATTTCTGACAAATCACTTTCGCCTGTCCGCCCGCACCATCGCCGATATTTACAAAGAACGCTGGAAAATCGAACTCTTTTTTCGCGAAATCAAACAGAATCTACGCATCAAAAGCTTTGTCGGGAACACGGAAAATGCTGTATTGATTCAGATTTATACCGCGCTGACCGTCTACCTGCTCCTGGCCTACCAGAAATTCCTGAGTAAAACAGGGCTGTCCGTGCAGCAACTTTTCCAAATCGCCTCACTGAACATCCTCGGAACAGACTCGCTGGAAGAACTCCTGAAGCCCCGACGACGAAAAAATGAAAACCTCTATAACCTCAGTCTGTTATCCTTGGCAGCTTAA
- a CDS encoding hypothetical protein (Evidence 5 : No homology to any previously reported sequences), translated as MRLYKRIVLLCFESVSQKMLPFYNKNIPVETMPFLHTLLGSHPRLDKLCTAHSPTNHGMHALLSSRMAYDYDMRHGIGRIDSLASLLREAGYGTYFLTGVTRHYGDKELFCKSLLRYEHFFSEESVRALYDSPPSLQWGIADKVMFDLALRVLDAQRDAPVFLTLHTLNTHPTFFHSLEEDAFPEYIRKTSSKLLRALFESDRDIMGFFKGLGKLRLLDEDTLVIITSDHSPSAGPEYLEFFGADDYSPDLIPCLFVTGKGSASPFAGLNPNTVCSQLDFLPTIVDALGLRRPGHLMGRSLFCGQDNPVISQYSHDLRIKTRNADCFVNIAPGNDLGEAEFLRKWYNNNLLDPYTAKG; from the coding sequence TTGCGGCTGTATAAAAGGATCGTCCTGCTCTGCTTTGAGTCGGTCAGCCAGAAAATGCTGCCGTTTTACAACAAGAACATACCCGTGGAGACGATGCCGTTCCTGCACACCCTGCTCGGCAGCCACCCCCGGCTTGACAAGCTCTGCACCGCACACTCGCCCACCAACCATGGGATGCACGCGCTTCTGTCGTCCCGCATGGCATATGACTATGACATGCGGCACGGAATAGGGCGCATCGACAGCCTGGCGAGCCTTCTCAGGGAAGCCGGCTATGGTACCTATTTTTTGACGGGCGTGACGCGGCACTATGGCGACAAGGAACTTTTCTGCAAATCGCTGCTGCGGTACGAACACTTTTTTTCGGAGGAAAGCGTCCGGGCCTTGTACGACTCTCCCCCGAGCCTGCAATGGGGCATCGCGGATAAAGTCATGTTCGACCTGGCGCTCAGGGTGCTTGATGCGCAACGCGACGCGCCGGTGTTTCTCACCTTGCACACCCTGAACACCCACCCCACGTTTTTTCATTCTCTGGAAGAGGACGCGTTTCCGGAATACATCCGGAAAACTTCGTCAAAGCTTTTGCGGGCGCTGTTCGAGTCCGACAGGGATATCATGGGCTTCTTCAAGGGGCTCGGGAAACTGAGATTGCTGGACGAGGACACACTCGTCATCATCACCTCCGACCATTCCCCGAGCGCCGGGCCGGAATACCTGGAATTTTTCGGGGCGGACGATTACTCCCCGGATCTGATCCCCTGCCTGTTCGTCACGGGTAAAGGGAGCGCGTCTCCCTTTGCCGGGCTCAATCCCAACACGGTTTGCAGCCAGCTTGATTTTCTGCCGACGATCGTGGACGCCCTTGGCCTGCGCCGTCCCGGCCACCTGATGGGGCGGTCGCTGTTTTGCGGTCAGGATAATCCGGTGATAAGCCAGTACAGCCACGACCTCAGGATCAAAACCAGGAATGCGGATTGCTTCGTCAATATAGCGCCCGGCAATGATTTGGGTGAGGCGGAGTTTCTGCGGAAGTGGTACAACAACAACCTTCTGGACCCGTATACGGCGAAGGGGTGA
- a CDS encoding Metal dependent phosphohydrolase codes for MQPSTESRSFLQKLLQNPPSLPFESALLPMLFAVTREDSKAPTDDLVALIERSQKLASHVLTIANSALYGMEFKVSTLRRAVSILGVCEIRTLVILSGTAAVFKEAKLPKDFNAAGLWSHQLKVAAVAKVLACELGGPSGVCGPSAAEEDRLVMLPDEAYVAGLLHDIGKVFFAISRPDLWEIVEECRRKNGQRFCEAEDAYWGMDHALIGAEVLHIWKLPLLLTEPINWHHAPELAPAYKMDARLLAAADCIVHNEPDAEGRLCEEALALLPEGCDAAALGMAAAQCLDDSQGGILTTLVP; via the coding sequence ATGCAGCCATCAACGGAATCCCGCTCTTTTTTGCAAAAACTTCTGCAAAACCCTCCTTCTCTACCGTTTGAATCGGCTCTTCTGCCCATGCTTTTCGCTGTGACCAGGGAAGACTCGAAAGCTCCCACTGATGATCTGGTCGCGCTTATCGAGCGCAGCCAGAAACTGGCCAGCCACGTGCTCACCATTGCCAACTCGGCGCTTTACGGCATGGAATTCAAGGTTTCCACGCTGCGTCGCGCCGTCAGTATTCTTGGGGTGTGCGAAATACGGACCCTGGTCATCTTGTCGGGAACGGCCGCGGTTTTTAAAGAGGCGAAACTCCCCAAAGATTTTAACGCCGCCGGCCTGTGGAGCCACCAGCTGAAAGTCGCGGCCGTGGCAAAGGTCCTGGCCTGCGAACTGGGCGGTCCTTCCGGCGTTTGCGGGCCGTCCGCCGCGGAGGAAGACCGTCTGGTCATGCTCCCGGACGAAGCCTATGTCGCCGGTCTTCTGCACGATATCGGCAAGGTTTTTTTCGCCATCTCCCGGCCCGACTTGTGGGAAATCGTGGAAGAATGCAGGCGGAAAAACGGCCAGCGGTTTTGTGAAGCCGAAGACGCTTACTGGGGCATGGACCACGCCCTTATCGGCGCGGAAGTTCTCCACATCTGGAAGCTGCCCTTGCTGCTGACGGAACCCATCAACTGGCACCACGCTCCGGAGCTGGCTCCGGCGTATAAGATGGATGCACGGCTGCTCGCCGCCGCCGACTGCATCGTGCACAACGAGCCGGACGCGGAAGGGCGGCTGTGCGAGGAGGCCCTCGCGCTCCTGCCGGAAGGTTGCGACGCGGCCGCTCTCGGTATGGCGGCGGCGCAATGCCTTGACGACTCCCAAGGCGGAATTTTAACGACGCTTGTGCCCTAA
- the gpmA gene encoding phosphoglyceromutase 1 (Evidence 2a : Function of homologous gene experimentally demonstrated in an other organism; Product type e : enzyme) gives MQLVLVRHGESEWNRLNLFTGWHDVGLSETGVNEAMEGGRLLREGGFDFDICHTSYLKRAIHTLNLVLEQLDREWLPVVKTWKLNERHYGALQGLNKAETAAKYGEEQVKIWRRSFDVPPPPLAEDDARSPRMQEQYRNEDKALLPLAESLKDTIARVVPYYESVIKKDLLAGRRVLIAAHGNSLRALVKYLDNLSDEAIVELNIPTGVPLVYELDESLNVRGSRYLGDQEAIRKKMDSVAKQGKAR, from the coding sequence ATGCAGCTTGTGCTTGTGCGTCACGGCGAAAGCGAATGGAACCGGCTGAACCTCTTCACCGGCTGGCACGACGTCGGCCTGTCGGAAACAGGCGTCAACGAGGCCATGGAAGGCGGGCGCCTTCTGCGGGAAGGCGGGTTCGATTTTGATATCTGCCACACCTCATACCTCAAACGGGCGATACACACCCTGAACCTTGTCCTGGAGCAGCTGGACCGTGAATGGCTGCCGGTCGTCAAGACCTGGAAGCTCAACGAGCGCCATTACGGGGCGCTGCAAGGGCTGAACAAGGCCGAGACGGCGGCAAAGTACGGCGAGGAACAGGTGAAGATCTGGCGCAGGTCCTTTGACGTGCCGCCCCCGCCCCTGGCGGAAGACGATGCGCGGAGCCCCCGCATGCAGGAACAGTACCGCAATGAGGACAAGGCCCTGCTGCCGCTGGCGGAAAGCCTCAAGGATACCATCGCGCGGGTCGTCCCGTATTACGAATCGGTCATAAAAAAGGACCTTCTGGCAGGCAGGAGGGTGCTGATCGCCGCCCACGGCAACAGTTTACGGGCGCTCGTCAAATACCTGGACAACCTCTCCGACGAGGCGATCGTGGAACTGAACATCCCGACCGGCGTGCCGCTGGTCTACGAGCTCGACGAAAGCCTGAACGTTCGCGGCAGCCGGTATCTCGGCGACCAGGAGGCGATCAGGAAAAAAATGGACAGCGTCGCCAAGCAGGGCAAGGCCAGGTAG